Genomic segment of Bacteroidales bacterium:
CTAGTTCCTCGTGTAGGATCTTCAAGGTAAAGCCTATCCAACTCTTCCATGATCTGAAGGTCTTTGTTGCTGGCTTTCGTTGGCGTATAATAGAGCGAGCTTCTGGGAATACCCAAAAGTTCACATTGATAGCATATACTCATTGCTCCTTCTTCTCGTTCGACCATCTGCCGGCGGGTATCCAGTGGGATCATAGAACCTTTTTTTTAACCAGTTAAGATCTACCGATAGTTGTCCTATCTGATGAATCAAATCCTCATTTTCCTTCTTAAGCTTCTTGACCTCAGTAGACTCATCCATGGCCGAGCTGAATACCTTTCCTGCATTGGTTAAAAAATCTTTCTTCCATTGCGTGATTAAATTCGGATGTACCTGATAAAGCTGTGCGAGTTCAGATATTGTCTTAGTCTCCTTTATTGCTTCAATAGCAACCTTGGCCTTAAAATCAGCCGTAAATGTTCTTCTTGACTTTCTCATATGACAGAAATTTTAAAGTTATTAATTTTCTGTCCAGTTTTTTTAGACCATCATAAAATATCCTGGCGGGCAAAGTCCTGTGAAAACGCTTGTTACCTTCCTATAATAGGTTTTTTACAAAGAAAATGAAAATAATCCAGAACCAGATGGGGGTAAAAGGGTGTTTCGGGTGTGTAACAGGTGACAGTAAAAGGGAACACAAAACCCAATTATAAATTTTCATTAAAATCTGAGATCATGAAAAAGTTATCTTTTTATTCGTTTGCAGTTCTTCTGGCAGGGGCGCTTTTTATCACTGCCTGTGAAAACACATTCAACGGCCCCGGAACGG
This window contains:
- a CDS encoding transposase, with amino-acid sequence MRKSRRTFTADFKAKVAIEAIKETKTISELAQLYQVHPNLITQWKKDFLTNAGKVFSSAMDESTEVKKLKKENEDLIHQIGQLSVDLNWLKKRFYDPTGYPPADGRTRRRSNEYMLSM